A window of Rufibacter sp. LB8 contains these coding sequences:
- a CDS encoding CheR family methyltransferase has product MENPESTEHPTPAPSDRLPEPVKPNRKTNQVKLPVVPAPPEFQIVGLGGSAGSLEGFELFFQYLPSGTGMAFVVVPHLDPSQKGMMAEIIRRYTSLPVVEITNDLEVQPEQVYVVPSNKETRLERGKFKLEEPHQPNGQRMPIDFFFQSLAENRREQAIAVVLSGMGADGTLGVKMIMENFGMVMVQDPNTARFDAMPRNAIKTEFVDYVLPVEEMPQKLMDYANMPPIKGKNMIEAHKSTQMLNKIFQLIKNKTGHDFSQYKRNTIFRRIERRMNSHQMVQFSEYVQYLQDHSFEVEHLFKELLIGVTKFFRDPEAFALLQETYLPTLLKNKQDGDYVRVWVAGCSTGEEAYSIAILLQECMEALNLHVKIQVFATDIDPEAIDKARAACYLENITADVSPERLRRYFTKLDTHYHVKKELREMVVFAVHNLNRDAPFTKLDLLTCRNLLIYLSADLQKKLFPVFHYSLNPSGLLFLGSSETISGYPDMFTTLDSKWKISRRNDSAIPLARLVEFPFTFTSFETVKPHPEPQTSVKREPNLGGMVQRVLLTHFAPPTVIINPKGDIFYIHGRTGKFLEPAQGQANLNIFDMAREGLTFELNNLVSRAAVLNEEVTAQNIKVKTENGLVHAKITVTPLREPDQLKGMLMVALDDTPPPKTTKKGKDKPEENFLKDARLAELEKELLYTKQRLQNTIEEMNSSLEELKSTNEELQSANEELQSTNEESMTNKEEMQSLNEELMTINLQFQTKTEELTNSNNDMKNLLDSTEIATIFLDNNLNIRNFTPQVTQIFNLIRADVGRSITHIASNLKYQHIAEDVREVLDRLRSKEVHLQTVDEQQWYSMRVLPYRTADNFIDGAVVTFTNITTFKNLEASVAATSLYAANIIDIIQQPLVVLDGQLRVECASNAFAETFQLIPEQLKGQWLYHLGNGQWDIPALRQLMNKVLHENQEIQNEVVEHEFPVLGYRRMVLNTRRVEQTESKPFKILLALEVFEK; this is encoded by the coding sequence ATGGAGAATCCAGAATCAACAGAGCACCCTACACCCGCCCCTTCTGACCGACTACCGGAACCGGTAAAACCAAACCGTAAAACCAATCAGGTAAAGCTGCCCGTGGTGCCTGCCCCGCCAGAATTCCAGATTGTGGGCCTGGGCGGTTCAGCGGGTTCGCTGGAGGGCTTTGAGCTGTTTTTCCAGTACCTGCCCAGCGGCACCGGCATGGCCTTTGTGGTGGTGCCGCACCTGGACCCCAGCCAGAAAGGCATGATGGCCGAAATCATCAGGCGCTACACCTCCTTGCCCGTAGTTGAGATTACCAATGACCTGGAAGTGCAGCCCGAGCAGGTGTACGTGGTGCCTTCCAACAAGGAGACCCGGCTGGAAAGAGGCAAATTCAAGCTGGAGGAGCCGCACCAGCCCAACGGCCAGCGCATGCCCATTGACTTCTTCTTCCAGAGCCTGGCAGAAAATCGTCGGGAGCAAGCCATTGCCGTGGTGCTCTCGGGCATGGGTGCCGACGGTACGCTGGGCGTGAAGATGATTATGGAGAATTTTGGGATGGTGATGGTGCAAGACCCCAACACCGCCCGCTTTGACGCCATGCCCCGCAACGCCATTAAGACTGAGTTTGTGGATTATGTGCTGCCCGTGGAGGAGATGCCCCAGAAACTGATGGACTACGCCAACATGCCGCCCATCAAAGGCAAGAACATGATTGAGGCGCACAAGTCTACGCAAATGCTGAACAAGATTTTTCAGCTGATTAAGAACAAGACCGGGCACGACTTCTCCCAATACAAACGCAACACCATTTTCCGGCGCATAGAACGGCGCATGAACAGCCACCAGATGGTGCAGTTCTCTGAATACGTGCAGTACCTGCAAGACCATTCTTTTGAGGTGGAGCACTTGTTCAAGGAACTCCTGATTGGCGTAACCAAATTCTTCAGAGACCCAGAGGCGTTCGCGCTGCTGCAGGAAACCTACCTGCCCACGCTGCTCAAAAACAAGCAAGACGGTGACTATGTGCGCGTGTGGGTGGCGGGTTGCTCAACCGGCGAAGAGGCCTATTCCATCGCCATCTTGCTGCAGGAATGCATGGAGGCCTTGAACCTGCACGTGAAAATACAGGTGTTCGCGACAGACATTGACCCGGAAGCCATAGACAAAGCCCGGGCCGCCTGCTACCTGGAGAACATTACCGCAGATGTTTCCCCGGAAAGGCTCAGGAGGTATTTTACCAAGCTAGACACCCACTACCACGTAAAGAAAGAGCTGCGCGAAATGGTGGTGTTTGCCGTGCATAACCTCAACCGCGACGCGCCTTTCACCAAGCTGGACTTGCTCACCTGCCGCAACCTGCTGATTTACCTTTCCGCAGACCTGCAGAAAAAGCTGTTTCCGGTGTTCCATTACTCGCTCAACCCTAGCGGTCTTTTGTTTTTGGGTTCGTCTGAGACTATTTCGGGGTACCCAGACATGTTCACCACCTTAGACTCCAAATGGAAAATCTCCCGCCGCAATGACAGCGCTATTCCGTTGGCGCGGCTGGTGGAGTTTCCGTTTACCTTTACCTCTTTTGAAACCGTGAAACCGCATCCAGAACCGCAGACATCCGTGAAACGTGAACCTAATCTAGGAGGCATGGTGCAGCGCGTACTGCTCACGCATTTTGCGCCGCCTACCGTTATCATCAACCCTAAAGGCGATATTTTTTACATACACGGGCGCACCGGCAAGTTTCTGGAGCCCGCCCAGGGCCAGGCCAACCTCAATATCTTTGACATGGCCCGCGAAGGCCTCACCTTTGAGCTGAACAACCTGGTGAGCCGCGCCGCCGTGCTCAACGAGGAAGTGACCGCCCAGAACATAAAGGTAAAAACCGAGAACGGCCTGGTGCATGCCAAAATAACCGTGACCCCGCTCCGGGAGCCAGACCAGTTAAAAGGCATGCTGATGGTGGCCTTAGATGACACCCCGCCGCCCAAAACCACCAAAAAAGGCAAAGACAAACCAGAGGAAAACTTCCTCAAAGACGCCCGGCTGGCCGAACTGGAGAAAGAACTGCTCTACACCAAACAGCGGCTGCAGAACACCATTGAAGAAATGAATTCATCGCTGGAAGAACTTAAATCTACCAATGAGGAACTGCAGAGCGCTAATGAGGAATTGCAGAGCACCAATGAGGAGTCTATGACCAACAAAGAGGAAATGCAGAGCCTTAATGAAGAGTTGATGACCATTAACCTGCAATTCCAGACCAAGACCGAGGAGCTCACCAATTCCAACAATGACATGAAGAACCTGTTGGACAGCACCGAGATTGCCACCATCTTCCTGGACAACAACCTGAACATCAGAAATTTCACGCCGCAGGTCACCCAGATTTTCAATCTGATTCGGGCAGACGTTGGGCGCTCCATCACGCACATTGCCTCTAACCTCAAATACCAGCACATTGCCGAAGATGTGCGCGAAGTGCTGGACCGCCTGCGCAGCAAAGAAGTGCACCTGCAAACCGTAGATGAACAGCAATGGTACTCCATGCGCGTGCTGCCCTACCGCACCGCAGATAATTTTATTGACGGGGCCGTGGTCACGTTCACCAACATCACCACGTTCAAAAACCTGGAAGCCAGCGTGGCCGCCACCAGCCTGTACGCCGCCAACATCATAGACATTATTCAGCAGCCGCTGGTGGTGTTAGACGGGCAGTTGCGGGTGGAGTGCGCCAGCAACGCCTTCGCGGAAACGTTCCAGTTGATACCGGAGCAACTTAAAGGCCAATGGCTCTACCACCTGGGCAACGGGCAATGGGACATACCAGCCTTGCGCCAACTGATGAACAAGGTCTTGCATGAAAACCAGGAGATTCAAAATGAAGTAGTAGAACATGAGTTTCCGGTGCTGGGCTACCGCAGAATGGTCTTGAATACCCGCCGCGTGGAGCAAACCGAAAGCAAACCCTTCAAGATTTTATTGGCCCTGGAAGTATTTGAAAAGTAA
- a CDS encoding chemotaxis protein CheB has product MKLPHHDIIVIGTSAGGMAVLCELLDQLPADLPAALFIVQHLARNSNSHILVERLNKTAKLKCQVAQHEQTIEYGNVYFVPQDYHLLLQKGRMLVTKGPRENMFRPAVDPLFRSAAAAYGARVIGIVLTGMLQDGTVGMEMIKRSGGITIVQHPREAEYPDMPQSVLDMMEVDYAIPVNEMGKLLQELVFVPASATAEIPEDVTYEASIAERLMLDTGEIEDTEMMGPRAPYSCPSCGGAMWELNQGHTHHFRCHVGHSFTQDAFLDANVQSIEETLWIALRMLEERRTMLATMAEQDRRKGHNHWSESQQERADELKEHIARIRHVLLANANAKNKREENREAS; this is encoded by the coding sequence ATGAAACTACCCCACCATGATATCATCGTGATTGGCACGTCGGCTGGCGGCATGGCGGTGCTCTGTGAGCTGCTGGACCAGTTGCCCGCTGATTTGCCCGCCGCCCTTTTCATTGTGCAGCACCTGGCCCGCAATTCCAACTCCCACATTTTGGTAGAACGCCTAAACAAAACCGCCAAACTGAAATGCCAGGTGGCCCAACACGAGCAGACCATTGAGTACGGAAACGTGTATTTTGTGCCTCAAGATTACCACCTGCTGCTACAGAAAGGCCGCATGCTGGTGACCAAAGGCCCCCGGGAGAACATGTTCCGGCCGGCGGTTGACCCGCTGTTCCGGTCGGCGGCGGCGGCGTACGGGGCCCGTGTGATTGGCATTGTGCTCACCGGCATGCTGCAAGACGGCACCGTGGGCATGGAGATGATTAAGCGCAGCGGCGGCATCACCATTGTGCAACACCCCCGTGAGGCCGAGTACCCCGACATGCCCCAGAGCGTGCTGGACATGATGGAAGTGGATTACGCCATACCCGTGAACGAGATGGGGAAACTGCTGCAGGAACTGGTGTTTGTTCCCGCTTCGGCCACCGCCGAAATTCCGGAAGACGTGACTTATGAAGCCTCCATTGCCGAGCGCTTGATGCTGGACACCGGCGAAATTGAAGACACCGAGATGATGGGCCCGCGCGCGCCGTATTCCTGCCCCAGCTGCGGCGGGGCCATGTGGGAACTAAACCAAGGCCACACCCACCATTTCCGGTGCCACGTGGGCCACTCCTTCACGCAAGATGCTTTCCTGGACGCCAACGTGCAGTCTATTGAAGAAACCCTCTGGATTGCCTTGCGCATGCTGGAGGAACGCCGCACCATGCTAGCCACCATGGCCGAACAGGACCGCCGCAAGGGCCACAACCATTGGTCAGAGTCTCAGCAGGAGCGCGCCGATGAACTCAAAGAACACATTGCGCGCATCAGGCACGTGCTCCTGGCCAACGCTAACGCCAAAAACAAAAGGGAAGAAAACAGAGAAGCCAGTTAA
- a CDS encoding isoaspartyl peptidase/L-asparaginase family protein codes for MKKQWGIAIHGGAENKSRNELSDSKQAAYEQGLENALMAGWHILNDGGSAVDAVEAAVRSMENNPLFNAGRGGSLSKDGSNEFDACIMDGKTMKAGATAGVMRVKHPITLAKTILQKSEHVLLTGDGAELFARENGLEMKPDEYFKTEQKEKELQEAQKEESTYGKDTVGAVALDQKGNLAAATSTGGLVNQYKGRVGDTPIIGSGTYANNEVCAVSCTGDGEGIMRANTAHEVYALMKYKGLDLKEASQEALTLYKDRIEGDRNFIAMDKNGNVEFTFETSLMFRACKTQDEPTYLGIWPEDTADWEKED; via the coding sequence ATGAAGAAACAATGGGGAATTGCCATCCACGGCGGGGCCGAAAACAAAAGCCGTAACGAACTGAGTGACTCCAAACAAGCCGCTTATGAGCAAGGCCTGGAAAACGCCTTGATGGCGGGCTGGCACATTCTCAACGACGGCGGCAGCGCCGTAGACGCCGTAGAGGCGGCCGTACGCAGCATGGAAAACAACCCGCTCTTCAACGCCGGGCGCGGCGGCAGCCTTTCCAAAGACGGCAGTAATGAGTTTGACGCCTGCATCATGGACGGCAAAACCATGAAAGCCGGGGCCACCGCCGGAGTCATGCGCGTCAAACACCCCATCACGCTGGCCAAAACCATCTTGCAAAAATCTGAGCACGTGCTGCTCACCGGCGACGGCGCCGAACTTTTTGCCCGGGAGAATGGGCTGGAGATGAAACCAGACGAGTATTTCAAGACCGAGCAGAAGGAAAAAGAACTTCAGGAAGCCCAGAAAGAGGAAAGCACCTACGGCAAAGACACCGTGGGCGCCGTGGCCCTTGACCAGAAAGGCAACCTGGCTGCCGCCACTTCCACCGGCGGGCTGGTAAACCAGTACAAAGGCCGCGTAGGCGACACGCCCATCATTGGCTCCGGCACCTACGCCAACAATGAGGTCTGCGCCGTGTCCTGCACCGGTGACGGCGAAGGCATCATGCGCGCCAATACTGCCCATGAAGTGTACGCCCTTATGAAATACAAAGGGTTGGATTTGAAAGAAGCCAGCCAGGAAGCCCTCACCCTCTACAAAGACCGCATTGAAGGCGACCGCAACTTTATTGCCATGGACAAGAACGGCAACGTGGAGTTCACCTTTGAGACCAGCCTTATGTTCAGGGCCTGCAAAACCCAGGATGAGCCCACTTACCTGGGTATCTGGCCAGAAGACACGGCAGACTGGGAGAAAGAAGACTAA
- a CDS encoding phospholipase D-like domain-containing protein has translation MGFLSSFGGQPAKIKNGVYFSPGDECLQAILQFIRSAQNSLQVCVFTISDDRITQALIDAFRQGLEIKLLTDNEKLFDKGADIRELAKEGLEIRVDNTPNHMHHKFAVADHSHVLTGSYNWTRSAALYNHENVLVTNDKFIAAAYSRHFEELWAEMVPFR, from the coding sequence ATGGGCTTTCTCTCTTCCTTCGGCGGGCAGCCGGCGAAAATCAAAAACGGCGTGTATTTCAGCCCCGGCGATGAATGCCTGCAGGCCATACTGCAGTTCATTCGGTCGGCGCAGAACTCGTTGCAGGTCTGCGTGTTCACCATCTCAGATGACCGTATCACGCAGGCGCTGATTGACGCTTTTCGCCAGGGCCTGGAGATCAAGCTACTCACCGACAATGAGAAACTGTTTGACAAAGGCGCAGACATACGCGAGCTGGCCAAAGAAGGCCTGGAGATACGCGTAGACAACACGCCCAACCACATGCACCACAAGTTTGCGGTGGCAGACCACAGCCACGTGCTCACCGGCTCCTACAACTGGACCCGAAGCGCCGCGCTCTACAACCATGAAAACGTGCTGGTCACCAATGACAAGTTCATAGCCGCCGCCTACAGCCGCCACTTTGAAGAACTGTGGGCCGAAATGGTGCCCTTCCGGTAG
- a CDS encoding OB-fold-containig protein — MEELLQASFAGANLLASGLLIFVLLYWGSVLLGVLDLQSFDLNLEAEVDIDAAADVAWLNAALAFLNLGKVPLMFFLTFFALPYWVLSVGLNHTLGSASNLLGYLLIIPLALVSLFVSKFLTWPFVKLFAAMEKEGESTQQLIGQTCTILLPANNTQIGQASVKTKGSPVLLNVRTSQDAVVQKGQTAVVIDYLPETNLYLIEPYHSL; from the coding sequence ATGGAAGAACTTTTACAAGCCTCATTTGCCGGGGCCAACCTTTTGGCTTCGGGCCTGCTCATTTTTGTGCTGCTCTACTGGGGCTCGGTGCTGTTGGGCGTGCTGGACCTGCAGTCCTTTGACCTGAACCTGGAAGCTGAGGTAGACATAGACGCCGCCGCCGATGTGGCTTGGCTCAACGCCGCGCTGGCCTTCCTGAACCTGGGCAAAGTGCCGCTCATGTTCTTTCTCACGTTTTTCGCGCTGCCATATTGGGTCTTGAGTGTGGGGTTGAACCACACCTTGGGCTCGGCCTCCAACCTGCTGGGTTATCTGCTGATCATTCCGCTGGCGCTGGTGAGTTTATTCGTGTCCAAATTTTTGACCTGGCCCTTCGTGAAACTGTTTGCCGCCATGGAGAAAGAGGGCGAATCTACCCAGCAACTCATTGGTCAGACCTGCACTATTCTGCTGCCCGCCAACAACACCCAGATTGGGCAGGCATCAGTGAAAACCAAAGGTTCGCCGGTGCTGCTGAACGTGCGCACCTCGCAAGACGCCGTGGTGCAGAAAGGCCAGACCGCCGTGGTCATTGACTATTTACCAGAAACCAACTTGTATTTAATAGAACCCTATCACTCCCTTTAA
- a CDS encoding flotillin family protein: MFQSLTLASTLILAVVVFGLFIVIIKMYKKAIQGEAMVRTGMGDTKVSFSGIFVVPIIHKLEVMDITLKTIVIARTGAEGLICKDNLRADIKVNFFLRVNKTQEDVVQVAQSIGCKRASDPGALESLFDAKFSEALKTVGKHFDFVELYQSREDFKRQILQTIGTDLNGYVLDDCAIDYLEQTPLSSLNENNILDAEGIKKIIDLTARQKVQSNLIEREREKTIKKQNVEAQETILELEKQLAENQEKQRREIASIKARESAEIEKVTQEQRMISERARIATDEEVQISEQNRDRQILVAERSKQRTDAVETVRVEQAKMLEENEMQRIVALAQIEKEKAIEEERKNIQGIIRERITVEKAVVEEEEKIKDTKAFAEAERLKSVAITTATMQAEEALVKEIKGAEAARKASEFRAEQLLIDAEAEKTSSVNRAAAIKMMAEAEATQAAAKGLSEAQVMEAKAAARQKEGEAEANVTERQAVATAKATRVQAEAQAEADEKLGMVAAKVTQEKGLADASIVANMAAAEEKRGLAEAKVSGEKFTVEAKGIEEKADAMKKLDGVGKEHEEFKLRLEKDKSIELAQIDIQREIAAAQATVLSEALKAAKIDIVGGESMFFEQIVGSITKGKQVDRLVSNSEVLGTVKEAFFQKDSNGHIDFKANLQRFITQFGMDSEDVRNLSVSALLLKMMQQKTLDDATANTLKELTSTATALGLGDKPVYTLN, encoded by the coding sequence ATGTTTCAATCTCTTACGCTTGCGTCTACCCTCATCTTAGCAGTGGTGGTGTTTGGGCTCTTCATCGTCATCATAAAGATGTACAAGAAGGCCATTCAAGGCGAGGCCATGGTGCGCACCGGCATGGGCGACACCAAAGTCTCTTTCTCCGGCATTTTTGTGGTGCCCATCATCCACAAGCTGGAAGTCATGGATATCACCCTCAAAACCATTGTGATTGCCCGCACCGGGGCTGAAGGCTTGATCTGCAAAGACAACCTGCGCGCCGACATTAAAGTGAATTTCTTTCTGCGCGTGAACAAAACCCAGGAAGACGTGGTGCAGGTGGCTCAGAGCATTGGCTGTAAGCGCGCCTCAGACCCAGGCGCTTTGGAAAGCCTCTTTGACGCCAAGTTCTCGGAAGCCTTGAAAACCGTGGGCAAGCACTTTGACTTCGTGGAACTCTACCAAAGCCGAGAAGACTTCAAGCGTCAGATTCTCCAAACCATTGGCACCGACCTGAACGGCTACGTGCTGGACGACTGCGCCATTGATTACCTGGAACAAACACCGCTCAGCAGCCTTAATGAGAACAACATCCTGGATGCCGAGGGTATCAAAAAGATCATCGACCTCACCGCCCGCCAAAAAGTACAGTCGAATTTGATTGAGCGCGAGCGCGAGAAAACCATCAAGAAGCAGAACGTAGAGGCCCAGGAAACAATTTTGGAACTAGAGAAGCAACTCGCTGAAAACCAGGAAAAACAACGCCGTGAAATTGCCAGCATCAAAGCCAGAGAGTCGGCTGAGATTGAGAAAGTAACCCAGGAGCAGCGCATGATTTCTGAGCGCGCCCGCATTGCCACAGATGAAGAAGTACAAATCTCTGAACAGAACCGTGACCGCCAAATCTTAGTAGCCGAGCGCAGCAAGCAACGCACCGATGCCGTGGAAACCGTGCGCGTGGAGCAAGCCAAAATGCTGGAGGAAAACGAGATGCAGCGTATTGTAGCCCTGGCCCAGATTGAGAAAGAGAAAGCCATTGAAGAAGAGCGCAAGAATATTCAAGGTATTATACGCGAGCGCATTACGGTAGAGAAAGCCGTGGTGGAGGAAGAAGAGAAAATCAAAGATACCAAAGCCTTCGCCGAGGCCGAGCGTCTGAAATCTGTGGCCATCACCACCGCCACTATGCAAGCCGAGGAAGCCTTGGTGAAAGAAATAAAAGGGGCCGAAGCTGCGCGCAAGGCATCTGAGTTCCGTGCCGAGCAATTGTTGATTGACGCCGAAGCCGAGAAAACCTCCAGCGTGAACCGCGCCGCCGCCATTAAAATGATGGCCGAAGCCGAAGCCACCCAAGCCGCCGCCAAAGGTTTATCTGAAGCTCAGGTTATGGAAGCCAAAGCCGCCGCCCGCCAGAAAGAAGGCGAAGCCGAAGCCAACGTGACCGAGCGCCAGGCCGTGGCCACCGCCAAAGCCACCCGCGTACAGGCAGAGGCCCAGGCCGAAGCCGACGAGAAATTAGGGATGGTTGCCGCCAAAGTAACCCAGGAGAAAGGCTTAGCTGATGCTTCTATTGTGGCCAACATGGCTGCCGCCGAAGAGAAACGCGGCTTAGCCGAAGCCAAAGTAAGCGGCGAGAAATTCACCGTGGAGGCCAAAGGCATTGAAGAGAAAGCAGACGCCATGAAAAAACTGGACGGCGTGGGCAAAGAGCACGAAGAATTCAAGCTGCGTCTGGAGAAAGACAAGTCCATTGAACTGGCGCAGATTGACATTCAGCGGGAGATTGCCGCCGCGCAGGCCACGGTATTGTCTGAGGCCCTCAAAGCCGCCAAGATTGACATTGTGGGCGGTGAAAGCATGTTCTTCGAGCAGATTGTGGGCTCCATCACCAAAGGCAAGCAGGTTGATAGGCTGGTGAGCAACAGCGAAGTGCTGGGCACCGTGAAAGAGGCCTTCTTCCAGAAAGACAGCAACGGGCACATTGATTTCAAGGCCAATCTGCAGCGGTTCATCACCCAGTTCGGGATGGATTCTGAGGACGTGCGCAACCTGAGCGTCTCTGCCCTGCTTCTGAAAATGATGCAGCAGAAAACCCTGGATGACGCCACCGCCAACACCCTGAAAGAATTGACTTCCACCGCCACGGCCCTGGGCTTGGGCGACAAACCGGTCTATACCTTGAACTAA